Part of the Flavobacterium sp. MDT1-60 genome, CTCCAAATAACGATTTATCTGAAGGAAGGGCTTTACTCCGAATTTATGAAGATGGAAAAGTGCCTGATTTTAGTTCAACCAAACCTTTTACCGGACACACATTAGCGGCAGCGGCGGCGATTGAAGCCGTTTACAGTGTTTTGGCGATTCAGAATAGTGTGGTTTATCCGAATTTGAATTTTGAAGTTCCGATGGAAGAATTTGAATTGAAACCACAGACTTCTTTAAGAATGAAAAATATCGAACACGTTTTGTCTAATTCTTTCGGTTTTGGAGGAAATTGTTCAACCCTTATATTTTCAAAAAACGCATAAAGTCATCATGATTCCAATAGAAACTAAACTGCTTTGGACTTGTCCTTGGGTTCAGTCGGCAGACTTAAAGTCTGCAATACTAAAAAGCTTAATTTTAACCGCAAATTACGCAAATTCACACAAATTAATTGGCGAAAATTTGTGTAATTTGTGGTTAGAAAACTTTTTAGAAGCTGAAAGCAAAATCCAGTAAAGTACATAGTTTTAACTATTTTTGAAACCAATATAAAGAATGACGATTCCTTGTTCCTTTAAAAAAACAAATTTAATCTTCGCATGAAAAAAACATATATAAATGGAGTAGGCTGTATTTCGACTCAAAAAACATTTGATACTGTTTTTTTAGAAGAAGCGATCCTTAACACAAACGAAACTGTTCTTTCGATTGTTCCTCCGGTTTACAAAGATTATATTTCTCCCGCTGCAATTCGCCGAATGGCAAAAGGAGTGAAAAACGGAATCGTAGCTTCGGCATTGGCCATGAAAGATGCAAACGTCGAAAATGTAGATGCAATTATTACCGGAACGGGTTTGGGATGCGTTGAAGACTCTGAAAAATTCCTGAAAAATATTCTCGATAATAACGAAGAATTTTTAACGCCAACTTCTTTTATTCAATCAACGCACAATACAGTTGGAGCTCAAATTGCTTTATCGTTACAATGCAAAGGTTATAATTTTACGTATGTAAACGGAGCGGTTTCTTTTGAGTCGGCATTTTTGGATGCCAAAATGCAGATTGAAGAAAACGAAGCCAATTCAATTTTAGTTGGCGGTGTTGATGAAACTGGCGATTATACCATGTCGCTTTTTAAATTAGCCGGACGAATTAAAAAAGAAAATGATCTTCCTTCTGATATTTTAAATGCAAATTCAACCGGAGTTGTTTATGGTGAAGGTGCGAGTTTTTTTGTTTTAGAAAACGAAAGAAA contains:
- a CDS encoding beta-ketoacyl synthase N-terminal-like domain-containing protein; its protein translation is MKKTYINGVGCISTQKTFDTVFLEEAILNTNETVLSIVPPVYKDYISPAAIRRMAKGVKNGIVASALAMKDANVENVDAIITGTGLGCVEDSEKFLKNILDNNEEFLTPTSFIQSTHNTVGAQIALSLQCKGYNFTYVNGAVSFESAFLDAKMQIEENEANSILVGGVDETGDYTMSLFKLAGRIKKENDLPSDILNANSTGVVYGEGASFFVLENERKDSTYAEILDVEIRNTLDKNEIESEVIAFLKANNLEISDVDAVVFGFDGNIESDVYYKNIAKNAFAKTPQLYYKHLSGEYDTASAFALWMASKIIKTQEIPEIVKVNSVTKPAYNTILLYNQVNGKNHSFTLLSK